From the Armatimonas rosea genome, the window GCGGCACGATGTGGCGGGGACGGTCGATGGCCACACGATCCGTGGGGTGCTCAAGGCCGACCGTGACGGGGTCGTGCTTCCACTCGGCCCGACCTGGCTCAAAGACGCCGGACTAGTGGTCTCCGAGGCGACCGAGGTGGAGGTGGAGCTCTCTCCTGAGGGACCGCAGCTCGATAACCTGGCCGCCGACTTTCGCGAGGCTCTCCTCGCCAACCCGGAGGCGTGTGCCTACTTCCAGGCCATCCCAACCTTCCACCGCAAGAACTATGTCCGCTGGATCGACGATGCCAAGCGCCCGGAGACACGCACCAAGCGCATCTCCGAGGCGATCGTGCTTCTCAATGCCAAGCAGCGCCGCTAGGCTAGGCGGTTG encodes:
- a CDS encoding YdeI/OmpD-associated family protein, which gives rise to MSEPEPHALFKALDTNNDGKLSRDEIPEILRPAFDKMDTDGDGFITVTEEAAARSAADAVLIEATPLQRYTTKLSIRGKSVALPIPFDPDDTWGQKERHDVAGTVDGHTIRGVLKADRDGVVLPLGPTWLKDAGLVVSEATEVEVELSPEGPQLDNLAADFREALLANPEACAYFQAIPTFHRKNYVRWIDDAKRPETRTKRISEAIVLLNAKQRR